One window of Gloeothece citriformis PCC 7424 genomic DNA carries:
- the hypB gene encoding hydrogenase nickel incorporation protein HypB, translating into MHQTFDAALEINLLHANQQGADHNREHFNEWGITCFNVMSSPGAGKTVLLEKTLATLNSELKIAVIEGDMTTQLDADRLRQYGVPVIAINTGRSCHLDSKMVAGGIHQLAHDYNPSDFDLVLVENVGNLVCPAEFEVGEHAKVALLSVTEGEDKPLKYPIMFQQADCLLITKLDLAPYLEIEIERIIANIRQINPHVTIIPLSAKTGEGLETWFNWVRDQIYPR; encoded by the coding sequence ATGCACCAAACCTTTGACGCAGCTTTAGAAATTAATTTGCTCCATGCTAACCAACAAGGAGCAGATCACAACCGAGAACATTTTAATGAGTGGGGAATTACTTGTTTTAATGTCATGAGTAGTCCGGGTGCGGGGAAAACGGTTTTATTAGAAAAAACCTTGGCAACCCTCAATAGTGAATTAAAAATTGCCGTGATTGAAGGGGATATGACCACCCAATTAGATGCCGATCGTTTGCGTCAATATGGAGTACCGGTTATTGCCATTAATACGGGTCGTTCTTGTCACCTCGATTCTAAAATGGTAGCGGGGGGAATTCATCAATTAGCCCATGATTATAATCCCTCAGACTTTGATTTAGTCTTAGTGGAAAATGTGGGAAATTTAGTCTGTCCGGCAGAATTTGAAGTCGGGGAACACGCAAAAGTCGCTTTATTAAGTGTAACGGAAGGAGAAGATAAACCCTTAAAATATCCGATTATGTTTCAACAAGCCGATTGTTTATTGATTACTAAACTAGATTTAGCTCCCTATTTAGAAATTGAAATTGAGAGAATTATTGCTAATATCAGACAAATCAATCCTCATGTGACAATTATTCCTCTTTCTGCTAAAACTGGGGAAGGATTAGAAACTTGGTTTAATTGGGTACGGGATCAGATTTATCCTCGATAA
- a CDS encoding Uma2 family endonuclease: protein MNTLTIPQRFKLTPEQFDELANFNRDVNMELTAQGELMVMPPTGGTAGRKNRRLTQQLGIWTDLDGTGESFDSSTTFILPNGARRSPDCSWIKLDRWNALTPSQQDGFPPIAPDFIIELVSPSDLTNQRYEDLQAKMQEYLDNEVRLGWLIDSVSKRVEIYRLGEAVEILQNPKTLKGENVLPGFVLDLEPIWS, encoded by the coding sequence ATGAATACTTTAACTATTCCTCAAAGATTTAAACTTACCCCCGAACAATTTGACGAGCTAGCTAACTTCAATAGGGACGTAAATATGGAGTTAACAGCACAAGGAGAATTAATGGTTATGCCACCAACCGGAGGAACAGCCGGCAGAAAAAATCGGCGTTTAACTCAACAATTAGGCATCTGGACAGATCTAGATGGAACGGGAGAATCTTTTGACTCTTCTACAACATTTATATTACCCAATGGAGCGAGAAGATCTCCCGATTGTAGTTGGATTAAACTAGACAGATGGAATGCTTTAACTCCATCACAACAAGATGGGTTTCCTCCTATTGCTCCTGATTTTATCATTGAGTTAGTTAGTCCCAGTGATTTAACAAATCAAAGATATGAAGATTTACAGGCAAAAATGCAAGAGTATTTAGATAATGAAGTTCGCTTAGGATGGTTGATTGATTCTGTCAGTAAAAGAGTAGAAATTTATCGTTTAGGAGAAGCGGTTGAAATTCTCCAAAATCCAAAAACTCTCAAGGGTGAAAATGTTTTACCTGGATTTGTTTTAGACTTAGAACCGATCTGGAGTTAA
- the hypA gene encoding hydrogenase maturation nickel metallochaperone HypA — translation MHETDMTKALILTVRDWWEAQPQHPTISHIHLIVGQFTCVEPASLQFAFEVQTRNTFLDGVKLIIKETPLIAFCHRCQREYRPEIGIAYACPECRSPMEDIRSGRELKIDRIEYTENYAPNL, via the coding sequence ATGCACGAAACCGACATGACTAAGGCGTTAATTCTGACGGTACGAGACTGGTGGGAAGCTCAACCTCAACACCCCACTATTTCTCACATTCATTTAATTGTCGGTCAATTTACCTGTGTAGAACCCGCTAGTTTACAATTTGCCTTTGAAGTCCAAACCCGCAATACTTTTTTAGATGGGGTAAAATTAATCATTAAAGAAACTCCTTTAATTGCTTTTTGTCATCGCTGTCAGAGAGAATATCGCCCCGAAATTGGTATTGCTTATGCTTGTCCTGAATGTCGATCACCGATGGAGGATATTCGTTCAGGACGAGAACTTAAAATCGATCGCATAGAATACACAGAAAATTATGCACCAAACCTTTGA